Sequence from the Rutidosis leptorrhynchoides isolate AG116_Rl617_1_P2 chromosome 3, CSIRO_AGI_Rlap_v1, whole genome shotgun sequence genome:
GAAGCAGTAGTATGTTTAGGGTTTAAGTtactaaaaatggtaataatagaaCGTACGGGAGTATATATTCATTTAGGGGTTTCTACGCTATGAGGTAACCTCTTCCGTCTAACACACAggcatttatcagttatctaaaacacaatgtacctcattaggtGGCCCTAACGAGGTCTAATTCACATAACAAAACATGtcttgtgacccttgtcacaaaatgcaCATaattaaacaaccaaataattataatcacataattattaaaatcactaatattaataaattaatattaactaagggTAAAAAAATCATTTACCGCTAGGCCCGATTCGAGGTCGTTACAAATCTACCCCTTTAAGAACATTCCATCCTCGAAATCTGGTACAGGTCAAACAATTGAGGGTATCTAGCTTTCATTAGCTCTTCCGTTTCCCAATTCAAATTGAAACCCAAACTATGTTTCCATTCTACAAGTACCATTGGCATATGTTTCTTATGTAGCTTGGTAACCTTTCTGTCAATAATCTTGActggttcttcaactaactttttaTTCATGTCAACTTTTAAATCCTGCAACGGTAGAATCTGACTTTCGTCATCCaccttacacttacgaagataacatatgtTAAACATATCGTGAATGCCAGCTAACTCTGCAGGAAGATCCAGAACCATGGTTTGATTGTTCAATATCTGCCTGATGTTGAATGGACCTATATACCTTGGGGCTAGCTTTCCGCATTTACCGAACCGAATTACACCTTTACACGGTGATAAT
This genomic interval carries:
- the LOC139900296 gene encoding uncharacterized protein is translated as MYVDPRRRPVTFSVGELVYLKLSPCKGVIRFGKCGKLAPRYIGPFNIRQILNNQTMVLDLPAELAGIHDMFNICYLRKCKVDDESQILPLQDLKVDMNKKLVEEPVKIIDRKVTKLHKKHMPMVLVEWKHSLGFNLNWETEELMKARYPQLFDLYQISRMECS